A genomic stretch from Sebastes umbrosus isolate fSebUmb1 unplaced genomic scaffold, fSebUmb1.pri scaffold_16_arrow_ctg1, whole genome shotgun sequence includes:
- the LOC119484357 gene encoding CD59 glycoprotein-like — MMRSSVVFFLAVSCAMFGFGFSLQCYVCPDGSCNGTEFKQECNQGVDSCLKLTSGEKIYTGCIMYEDCDFMTLAQRYPFSQIKYECCQSNLCNGPKKSVFKKLLDFIFNK; from the exons ATGATGAGGAGCTCTGTGGTGTTTTTCCTGGCTGTCAGCTGTGCCATGTTTGGATTTG GCTTCTCGCTGCAGTGTTACGTCTGCCCTGATGGCTCCTGCAACGGCACTGAATTCAAACAGGAGTGTAACCAAGGTGTAGACAGCTGCCTCAAACTCACCAGCGGTG AAAAGATCTACACTGGCTGTATTATGTACGAAGACTGTGACTTCATGACTCTGGCCCAAAGATATCCCTTCTCTCAGATCAAGTATGAGTGCTGTCAGTCAAACCTCTGCAATGGCCCCAAAAAATCTGTGTTTAAGAAATTATTGGATTTCatatttaataaatga